The Caproicibacterium lactatifermentans genome contains a region encoding:
- a CDS encoding type I restriction-modification system subunit M: MDNQEYNSIVSFIWGIADDCLRDVYVRGKYRDVILPMTVIRRLDAMLEDTKQDVLAMKKQLDAAKIDNQWPALCNAAGQAFCNNSPFLLKDLTAKGKKQTLRADFTAYLDGFSPNVQEILDKFKFRDQIKTMVDADILGAVIEKFTSSDINLSPNPVYKDAEKKIVKLPGLDNHGMGTIFEELIRRFNEENNEEAGEHWTPRDVVELMADLAFYPVEDKILDASYSCYDGACGTGGMLTVAQSRLLTLAGRRGKNVSIHLFGQEINPETYAICKADMLLKGDGEEAEHIAYGSTLSLDANPSRQFDFMLSNPPYGKSWKTDADKMGGKSEILDTRFNAYLPGGEELKMIPRTSDGQLLFLLNNVSKMKTDTELGSRIIEVHNGSSLFTGDAGSGESNARRYMIERDLVEAIIALPDNMFYNTGIGTYIWVLSNKKEERRKGKIQLIDATNMKSSLRKNMGNKNCEFTPEIRKEIVRIFLDMEESNVSMIFDNSEFGYWNVTVERPLRLRVFPEREIPEDTFKKQPELDSVRKAIASVSAGTPLDDWDTFAKATGLKKTQLKKIRPFITEVDPDAKEVEGESDPNLRDSENIPFNYEGGIDAFIEKEVKPYAPDAYVDESKTRIGYEISFTKYFYKPVQLRDMKDILASLEELEKESDGVMGEIMEGLE, encoded by the coding sequence ATGGATAACCAGGAATACAATTCGATAGTCAGCTTTATTTGGGGAATAGCTGATGACTGCCTGCGCGATGTGTATGTGCGCGGAAAGTATCGTGACGTTATTCTGCCTATGACTGTTATCAGAAGATTAGATGCCATGCTTGAGGATACAAAGCAGGATGTCCTTGCAATGAAGAAACAGCTCGATGCTGCAAAAATTGATAATCAGTGGCCAGCACTTTGCAATGCAGCAGGACAAGCCTTCTGTAATAATTCGCCATTCCTTCTAAAAGATCTGACCGCAAAGGGCAAGAAGCAGACATTGCGGGCTGACTTTACAGCTTACCTGGATGGTTTCTCTCCCAATGTTCAGGAAATCCTAGATAAGTTCAAATTCCGTGATCAGATTAAAACAATGGTCGATGCAGACATCCTCGGAGCAGTTATTGAGAAGTTCACATCCTCTGATATAAATCTCAGCCCTAACCCGGTGTATAAGGATGCTGAAAAAAAGATAGTGAAACTGCCAGGACTCGATAACCACGGTATGGGAACGATCTTCGAAGAACTCATTCGTCGCTTTAATGAAGAGAACAATGAGGAAGCTGGAGAACACTGGACTCCTCGAGATGTTGTTGAACTGATGGCTGATCTTGCCTTTTATCCGGTGGAGGACAAGATTCTGGATGCCTCGTACTCTTGCTATGACGGAGCATGCGGCACAGGCGGAATGCTCACCGTGGCACAGTCACGACTTCTGACGCTTGCGGGCCGCCGTGGCAAAAACGTATCCATTCACCTGTTCGGTCAGGAAATCAATCCAGAGACATACGCCATCTGCAAGGCAGACATGCTCCTGAAAGGTGATGGTGAAGAGGCGGAGCATATCGCTTATGGATCTACTCTGTCGCTTGACGCTAATCCGTCACGGCAGTTCGACTTCATGCTTTCCAATCCGCCATATGGAAAAAGCTGGAAAACAGACGCAGACAAGATGGGTGGCAAGAGTGAAATCCTCGACACTCGTTTCAATGCATATCTTCCCGGAGGAGAGGAACTGAAGATGATCCCGCGCACAAGCGACGGTCAGCTTCTCTTCCTGCTCAACAACGTATCCAAGATGAAAACCGATACGGAGCTCGGCAGCAGGATTATAGAAGTACATAACGGCTCCAGCCTGTTCACTGGTGACGCGGGCAGCGGCGAAAGCAACGCCCGCCGGTACATGATTGAGCGTGACCTTGTGGAGGCTATCATCGCCTTGCCGGACAACATGTTCTACAACACCGGAATTGGCACATATATCTGGGTACTTTCCAATAAGAAGGAAGAACGTCGCAAAGGCAAGATACAGCTCATTGACGCTACGAATATGAAGTCTTCGCTGCGCAAGAACATGGGCAACAAGAACTGCGAGTTCACGCCGGAGATTCGTAAGGAAATAGTGCGCATCTTCCTTGACATGGAGGAAAGCAACGTCAGCATGATCTTCGACAACAGCGAGTTCGGATACTGGAACGTTACAGTAGAGAGACCGCTCCGCCTGCGCGTATTCCCGGAACGGGAAATCCCGGAAGACACGTTCAAGAAGCAGCCAGAACTTGATTCTGTCCGTAAAGCTATCGCCAGTGTTTCGGCAGGCACGCCTCTCGACGACTGGGACACATTCGCCAAGGCCACCGGCCTCAAGAAAACGCAGCTTAAGAAGATCCGTCCTTTCATAACTGAGGTTGATCCTGACGCGAAGGAAGTCGAAGGCGAATCCGATCCAAACCTGCGCGACTCGGAAAATATCCCGTTCAACTACGAAGGCGGCATTGACGCGTTCATCGAAAAGGAAGTCAAACCCTATGCGCCGGACGCCTATGTCGACGAAAGTAAGACCAGAATCGGCTACGAGATCAGCTTCACGAAGTACTTCTACAAGCCGGTGCAACTCCGTGATATGAAAGACATCCTTGCCTCACTTGAAG
- a CDS encoding helix-turn-helix domain-containing protein: MAQTRNKKELKSEFSYNRLWKLLIDRDIKKKELQKMSDVSATSIAKMGRCENVTTDVLLRICEALDCQAEDIMERVDKEK; the protein is encoded by the coding sequence ATGGCACAGACGAGAAATAAGAAAGAACTTAAATCTGAATTCAGTTACAACCGCTTATGGAAGCTGCTTATTGATAGGGATATCAAGAAAAAGGAGCTTCAAAAAATGAGTGACGTAAGTGCCACTTCCATTGCGAAGATGGGCCGTTGCGAGAATGTCACAACAGATGTTCTTTTAAGAATCTGTGAGGCTCTCGACTGTCAGGCCGAGGACATCATGGAGCGTGTTGACAAAGAAAAATGA